Part of the Gramella sp. Hel_I_59 genome, GAAGGCGATATCTGCCATAGACCCGGCATTCACTTCCGGTGCTGATCTCTTTGCCATATTATTTAGCTAGTTTTTTTATTCCGGAGAATACCATTGCAGCAATCGCGATTCCTGCAAGTATATAGAAGGTAATTAATCCTGCGCCCACCCAGTGATCACCAGATGCAGACAGCATAGTACCATCTTTCAATTGAGTTGCCTCACCATCACTTAATACATAAGCGACAATAATGATCACTGCAAAAGATCCCACGGCAATAATTGTGTTCTTAATATTTCCTCTGAATAAACCTACGATCACAAAGATAGCAACTAATACAACTACAGCTGCAAGAACTAGATACGCTATCCACATGTAAGGGTCTAAATGACTCCCCTGTAAGTCTGCCGAGGCTTTTATTGCGTCTCCGCCTGTAACGATTATCCTTCCTAAAAGGATCAATCCCACGACACCAATGACCAGTGCCAGATATTTTAATACTTTATGTAAAGTCATAATTTACGTTGTCTTAGATTCGTTTTTTATTCTTGTAAGCTACCAACATATCGATAAGAAGAATAGATGCATCTTCCATATCATTTACAATGCTATCAATCTTAGCAATGATATAGTTGTAGAAAATCTGAAGAATAATCGCAACGATCAAACCAAATACTGTTGTAAGAAGTGCTACTTTAATACCACCTGCCACAAGTGAAGGCTGCATATCTCCAGCTGCTTCAATACGGTCAAAAGCTTGAATCATCCCGATTACAGTACCCATGAAACCAAGCATTGGTGCAAGTGCAATAAATAAAGATACCCAAGATACATTCTTCTCAAGCTGTCCCATTTGAACACCACCGTAAGCAACTACTGCTTTCTCAGCAGCTTCGATGCTTTCATCTGCTCTATCAAGACCCTGATAGTAAATTGAAGCAACAGGCCCTTTTGTATTTCTACAAACTTCCTTAGCAGCCTCGATACCACCACTATGAAGTGCGTCCTCAACATCCTGAGCTAACTTCTTAGTATTCGTAGTAGATAGGTTTAAAAAGATAATTCTCTCAATGGCAATAGCCAAACCAAGAATTAAACACAAAAGTACGATCCCCATAAATTCCGGACCACCTTCGATGAAACGTTTTTTAAGCTCCTGGTGGAAACCAAGGTCTTCTTCTTCCAGTTCATCACCGGCCATTGCTTCTTCGTCATCCTGTACAAAGCTCACAATCGTTCCTGGCAAATTATTCGTACCGTTAGCCGCCTGTAGATTATAGGTTCCAAGAACCGTAATCGCGGCGATTACCAAAATAGAAAATAATCTTTTCATTACTGTTTGTCTTAATTTAATTAGTTAAAGGTTAAAGATATAAATTATTTTAAATAAACACTTAGCAGAGAGGAAGGGATTCGAACCCTCGATACGCTTGTGACGTATACACACTTTCCAGGCGTGCGCCTTCGACCACTCGGCCACCTCTCTGTATTTGTTAGGCTCGGCAAATAACGAAAAAAATAATTACCCGTCAAGAAACCCGCCATTAATTTTAAGACATTTCACCTCGAAGGGAGGTTTCGAAGATCGTTTTGAAAACTTTTGGAGATAAGTCTTTACCTATCAGGTACATTAGTTTACTTACCGCAGCTTC contains:
- a CDS encoding MotA/TolQ/ExbB proton channel family protein — translated: MKRLFSILVIAAITVLGTYNLQAANGTNNLPGTIVSFVQDDEEAMAGDELEEEDLGFHQELKKRFIEGGPEFMGIVLLCLILGLAIAIERIIFLNLSTTNTKKLAQDVEDALHSGGIEAAKEVCRNTKGPVASIYYQGLDRADESIEAAEKAVVAYGGVQMGQLEKNVSWVSLFIALAPMLGFMGTVIGMIQAFDRIEAAGDMQPSLVAGGIKVALLTTVFGLIVAIILQIFYNYIIAKIDSIVNDMEDASILLIDMLVAYKNKKRI